Below is a window of Pyramidobacter porci DNA.
ATATTGGTATCGTGACGAATAGTTCAGATGGCATGATCATTCAGCATGTCGATGCGCAAATGATGGCGCCGAAGATTAACTTTGCTTCCGAGATTACGAGAGAAACAATGGAAAATCTATTTGAAGTCCGGGTTTTCCTTGAGTCCGCTGCGGCGTATTACGCAGCGATACGTCGGACCGAAGACGATTTGAGAGGATTAAAGGAGTCTATAGATTTAATGGCTGACGCGTGTCTAAATGGATCGCAAAACGATGAAGAAGTGATCCAGGCATCGCATGACTTCCACTTCAAAGTAATTAGAACGGCAAAAAATCCTGTATTGGAAAACGTGTATCGCAATCTTTACGATCTTCTGGAGATTTCCAAGCACTACACCTTAAATCCAGCGGATAACCTGGATTCAACTTTAATGGATCACGAGGCTATTTATTACAAGATTCAAGATAGGGATGCAGATATGGCGAGCAAGTATATGAAGTTGCATTTGACGCGCGCCAAGAAAAAACTGCTCCAGCAAAATTGAGAATGCTAGAGTGCGTTCACACTAATAGACAATTACACAATAGTAATCTATAATATGCATATGGAAATTACGAAAGGACAATATGAGCGAATTGAAAAATACTTGCCCCGTCAGCGCGGGAATGTGAGCATGAGCAATCTCCAACTGATCAATGCAATACTGTATGTCACGGAAAACGGCTGCAAATGGAGGGCATTGCCGAAATCCTATGGAAACTGGCATACGATTTATGTACGCATGAACAGGTGGAGCAAAAACGGCGTTTTACAGCGCCTGTTCGAAGCGCTGCAAGTGGAGAACATTATTCGCATAAAGGTCGAATCGATCTGCCTGGACAGCACATCGGCAAAGGTTCATCCCAACGGGACAGGTGCTTTAAAAAAAGAGGAAAACAGGCTATTGGAAGATCGAGAGGCGGGCTCACAACGAAGATTCATATGGTCGCCGCAACTGACAGATCGGCTGTCAGCTTCGCGCTCTCCGGAGGAGAAGCCCATGACTCGCCGGAAGGCACAGCTCTGCTTGACAAGATCATAAGAGTTCCAGAGCAAAATACATCCTGATGGACAGAGCTTACGAGGGAAAGAGTATGCGGAAGAAAGCGAAGGAGAAGGGGTATTCTCCGGCTGTTCCTCCCAAATCGAACCGCAAAGATCCATGGGAGTATGATAAGGAGAGATATAAGCAGCGCAGTGAGATAGAGCGATATTTCCCGCGTCTTAAGCGATTTCGGAAAATATTTGCCCGTTACGATAAGCTTGACGTGCTGTTCTGTGGTTTCATCTACTTTGCTATGATTGGAGATGCAATTTAGTGTGAACACGCTCTAGATATGCCGGATGTTGCGGCTGGAAAGAATGTGATTTTTCAGCATGGAAGTCGTTTGGTCGTAGTTA
It encodes the following:
- a CDS encoding FadR/GntR family transcriptional regulator, which codes for MKDQQKKSLKYYEIILEWFKQQLTTGALKEGDSIPSERDLAAQFGVSRVPVREALRILEYIGIVTNSSDGMIIQHVDAQMMAPKINFASEITRETMENLFEVRVFLESAAAYYAAIRRTEDDLRGLKESIDLMADACLNGSQNDEEVIQASHDFHFKVIRTAKNPVLENVYRNLYDLLEISKHYTLNPADNLDSTLMDHEAIYYKIQDRDADMASKYMKLHLTRAKKKLLQQN